In Streptomyces sp. P9-A4, the genomic window GGGGCCACGGGCGGCCCGTCCGGCGGGAGCCATGTGCCGGTGGGCCGTCCGGGCCGGAGGTCAGGACTCCAGGAGGCGCTGGCCCACGTATTCGCCCTCGGCCGGGCCGCCCGGGACCGCGAAGAGGCCGCTGGCCTCGTGGCGGATGAAGGCGGACAGCGCGTCGCCCCGGTCCAGCTTGCGCTGCACCGGCACGAAGCCCCTGAGCGGATCGGCCTGCCAGCAGACGAAGAGGAGACCGGCGTCCGGCGTCCCGTCGGGAGCGATGCCGTCGTGGAAGGAGAACGGCCTGCGCAGCATCGCCGCCCCGCCGTTCTGTTCGGGGGCGGAGATCCGGGCGTGGGCGTTGTCCGGGATGACCAGCTTCCCGTCCGGCCCGAACTTGTTCAGGTCGAGCGCGGTGGTCTCCGTACCGCCGGTGAGCGGGGCCCCGTCGGACTTCCGGCGCCCGATGACCTGCTCCTGTTGGCCCGACGGCAGCTGCTCCCAGTCGTCGAGCAGCATCCTGATCCGGCGCACCACCGCGTACGAACCTCCGGCCATCCACTCCGCCGCGCCGGTCGTCCCGGCCGGGACGAAGATCCGCCGGTCGAAGTCGGGCTCGGTGGGCTTCGGGTTCCTCGTGCCGTCGACCTGGCCCATCAGATTGCGTGCGGTCATCGGCTTCGCGGTGGCACCGGCCGAGCGGTTGAAGCCGTTCATCTGCCAGCGCACCCGGGCCGCGTCGCCCGCGTCCTTCTGGATCGCGCGCAGCGCGTGGAAGGCGACCAGTGCGTCGTCGGCACCGATCTGCACCCACAGATCGCCCTCCGAGCGCCGGGCGTCCAGCGCGTCGGAGGAGAAGGCCGGCAGCGGGTCGAGCGCCATGGGGCGGCGGGTGATGAGCCCGGTGCGGTCGAAGAAGGTACGGCCGAAGCCGAAGGTGACCGTGAGGGAGGACGGGCCCGCGTCGAGCGCGACACCCGTGTCCCCGGCCGGGGCCTTCCCCGACATCAGCGTCTTCGCCGTCGCCGACCAGCGGCGCAGCAGCGCGACGGCCTCCTTGCGCCCGGCGCCCGGGGCGAGGTCGAAGGCGACCAGATGCCCGCGGGACTGGAGGGGCGTGGTGATGCCGGCCTGATGTTTCCCGTGAAACATCACCTCGGTGGAGCCGACGGAGGCCAGCGCCGGGGCGCCGCCGGCGCCGGTTCCGGACGCGTCGTCGTCGCCCGACACCGCGGCGGAGACTCCGACGCCACCGGCCGCGCCGATGACGAGCCCGGCCGCGCCCACCGCGCCGACGCTGCCGAGCAGGCGCCGCCGGGAGATCTCAAGGTTGTCGTTCTCGCTCACGGGTCAGCCGATCTTCACGTTCTTCTCGATGGTGGTCTGGTCGATCTCGGAGGTACGGACGGTCACCTGGATCCGCCACTCCCCGGGCATCGGGATCTGGACGCCGCTCGCGCTCCAGTGTCCGGTCTGGATCCGGTCGGGGGCGATGGGCAGCGGGCCGACGTCCTTCGCCTCCAGGGTGAGGGCGACCTTGATCTCCGGGACGTCCAGCGGCTTGCCGTTGGGGCGCTCGACGAAGAGGTGGAGCGCGTTGGCGCCGGTGCGGCCGGGGTCGAGGCTGAGCCGGACGACGCCCTTGCCGTCGACGCCGCCGGTGTCGAAGGGCAGCCGGATGTCGACGGGCCGGTCGGGCACGGCGGCCGGACCGGAGGCGGAGGTGCCGCGGCCCGCCTCCTCCTCCGTGCGGCCGGGCTCGGTCGAGGTGAGCACGGTGGTCACGGCGAGGAGGACGACGGCGACGGCCGCCTCGGTCAGCACCGAGCGGCGCAGGCCGGCCCGCTCGGGGTCGGCGTCCCGCTCGCGCTTGCGCCGCGCGGTGGCGACGGCCGCCCGCTGCCGGGCGAGCTGCGCGGCCCGCTCGGGATCGGCGGCCTCGGCCTGCTCCTTGGCTTCCTCCTGGGCTTCCTCCGCGTCCTCTTCCCGGGCCTCTTCCTCGGGCGTTGCCGGGGCGGCCAGGCGCTGGGTCCAGCGGCGGGAGATCCAGGCGATGCCGATCAGAACGGCCAGCAGACCGATCTTGACGAGCAGCAGCTGCCCGTAGCGGGTCCCGGTGAGCGCCGACCAGGAACCGACCTGGCGCCAGGACTGGTAGATGCCGGTGGCCGCGAGGACGGCCACGGAGCCGAAGGCCACCCTGGAGAAGCGTTCGACCGCCCCGCGCGGGACGCTCGGGGCCCGGTAGAGGGCGACGAGCAGCACCGTGAGCCCACCGAGCCAGGCGGCGACGGCCAGCAGGTGCAGGATGTCGACCGGCATGGCGATGCCGGGCTGGATACCGGTCGAGGCGTGCTCGGCCAGGGCCCAGGTGCCGGCGATCCCCGCGGCGACGACAGTGCCGCCGAGGCCGAGACCGAAGGCGAGGTCCTTCTTCTCCTTCGGGTCGGTGCGCCGGGCATAGGCCCCGAAGAGGACGGCGACGAAGAGCGCCGCCGCGCCGAGCAGCAGCAGCCGGGAGGTGAGCGCGGCCCCGGTCTTCGTCTCCAGGACGGCCTTCAGACCGGCCAGGTCGAAGGCGTCGGAGAGTTCGCCGGAGCCCGTGTACGGGCTGCGCAGGAGCAGCATGACGAGGGTGGCGCCGGTGAGGGTCAGCCAGCCCCGGACCACGGTCTGCTGGACGGGCGGGACGCTCGCGCCGCGCGGCCAGCAGACCAGGACGAAGGCACCGCCGCCGACGAGGACGGCGAAGCCCGCGTAGGAGAGGTAGCGCGCGATGCCGTAGAGGGCGCCGACGAGTCCGCCGCCGGCCGTCCGGTCGGGCAGCGCGACGGACGTCGTGGACGGGGCGCCGATGGAGAAGGTGAAGGCGCCCGAGATGGGGTGGCTGTCGGCCGAGACGGTCTGCCAGGCCACGGTGTAGGTGCCGTCGGGGAGTCCGGCGCGCAGTGCGACGCCGTAACGGACGACGGAGTCGCTGCACAGGTTGATTACCTCGCCGGTGTCGGCCCGGCGGCCCGCCGGGTCGAGGACCCGGATCGAGTCGGGGCTCATGGCGACCTGTTCGGAGAAGGTCAGGTTGACCTCCTTGGGAGCGGTGGCGACCACCGCCCCGTCCTTCGGATCGCTTCCGGTCAGCGCCGCGTGCGCGGACGCGGGGGCGGCGCCGGCGAGCAGCGTGCCGAGCAGCGCGGCCGCGAGGATCAGCAGCCGGGCCAGGGCGGTACCGAGGCGCGGGGCGGTGGTTGTCATCTCTGGGTCACTCCGTCAGTTCTGTATGAACTCCGTCAACGCGCTGGGTGCTACCGCGGGTTGTGGTTGGCGGCTTCGACGGGAAGCTCGACCTTGATGGGGTCGGACTTCTCGAAGTGGAGCTCGATGCTGACCTTCTCGCCCTGCTTCGGCTTCTGCTTCAGCTCCATGAACATGATGTGGTTGCCACCACGTGCGAGCTTCAGCTCCCCGTTCGCGGGGATGTCGAAGGACTTCACCTCCTGCATCTTCTGGTTCTTCGTCTCGTGGATCGTGACGTCGTCGGAGATGGTGCTGGTGACCGAGGTGAGCTTGTCGGCGGTGGCGCTGTCGTTGGTGATGGTGAGGAAGCCGCCGGCCATGTCCATCACCGGCTGCGGCATGAACGCGCCGCTGACCTTGAGCTGGGGCTTGTCCCCGTCGGACGAGGACGAACAACCGGTTATGGCGAGCGCGGCGGCGAGAGCCACGGAGGCGGACAGGGCGGTGGTGCGGCGGTTCACGGGTTCTCCCCCTTGATGAGCTTCGGCAGGTCCTTGGTGTAGTCGTCGACGCTCGCGTCCTCGCCGTACAGGACGTAGCCCTGGTCGGTCGTCGGCGAGAAGGCGATCACCTGTGCTCCGTGCATGGAGACGACCTTGCCGTCCTTGTCCTTCTTCGCAGGGTCGATGCCGATGCCGATCTGCCGGGCGCCCGCCTGGATGGCGGAGAAGTCGCCGGTGAGACCGGTGAAGGAGGAGTCGCCCGCGGCGGGCAGCCACTTGGCCAGTTCGGCCGAGGTGTCCCGCTCGGGGTCGGTGGTGACGAAGACGACCTGGAGCTTGTCCTGGTCCGCCTTGGGGAGCTGCTTCTTGGCGATGGCGATGTTGCTCATCGTCAGGGGGCAGACGTCGGGGCAGTGCGTGTAGCCGAAGTAGACGAGCGTCGGCTTGCCCTTGGTCCGCTCCCGCAGGTCGTACTTCTGGCCCTTGGTGTCGGTGAGGACGAGCGCGGGCTTGGTGAACGGCCGGTCGAGGACGGTGGCGGCCTTGGTGGACTCGTTACCGCCGGAGACCACGGCGACCGAGCCGGCGCCCCCGCCGGTGGGCTTGTCGTCGTCGCCGAGGCCGACGGCCGCGGTGATGCCGAGCGCGGCGACGATCGCGACCGAGGCGACGATCAGCGGGGTGCGCCGCCCGGGGCGGGCGGCGCCGTCGTCCCCGGGCTTCGGGGTGGGTGTCTTCTCTGCGGACATGCTGTTCTTTCCGCTTCCTTCCGGGTGCTCTGGATGAGGGGCGGCCGTCAGGCCGAGCGGCGGCGGCCGGCGAGGATGCCGAAGGCGACACCGGCGACACCGACGAGGATGCCGATGACACCGAGGATCCGGGCCGTGGTGTCGGAGGAGTCGGCGGCGGCCGTCTCCTTCTCCGCGGCCTTCTCGTCGTGGCCGGCCTTCCCGTCGGCCGAGGCGGACGGGGCGGCGCCGCCGTGGTGGTCCTCGGAGGCGGCGGAGAGCTTCAGGACGGGGGCGGGGTTCTGCGGCTCCTCCGCGCCCTCCTTCTGCTCCTCGATCCAGCGCACGACCTCCTTGTTGTCGTACGTCTGGATCGCCTTCAGGACGAGCTGGTCGGCGTCCTCGGGCAGCTGGCCGAGGGAGAGCGGGAACTGCTGGAACTGGCCGGGGCCGATCTTCGAGCCGTCGGCGGTCCAGGTCACCTTGGAGACGGCCTCGTTGATGGTCTTGCCGTGCAGCTCCAGCGGCTTGCTGAGCTTGCTCTTGGTCACCACGGCCTTCCAGCCGGGGATGGGCTGCGGCATGACGGAGGCGAGCGGGTGGTCGAGCGGGAAGTTGACCTCCAGCTTCACGGTGGAGGCGTCGTCGCGCTCGTTCGGGACCTTGATGTTGACGGTGGCGTAGCCGCCCTTGGCGGCCTCGCCCTGCGGCTGCACGCTCACGTGCGCGAAGGCCGTGCCCGACAGCAGCACGACGGAGGAGAGGGCGATGCCGCCGGCGAGGGCGACCCGGGTGGCGGAGAGACGGGAGACGGTCATGGCAGAAGACACTCCAGCTCGGAGAGGGAGACGGTGGGTCAGCACGCCGGAAGGGGAACCCGGGAAGTCCCGGGGGAATCCCGGTCCGGTGGCGTGCGGACGAGCGCGGTCCCGCTCCCGTTGAGCGGTCCGCGGCGGGCTGCGCCGGGCTGCGTCAGGCAGCGAGGACGCAGTCGGCGGCGGGCGGACCGCGCCTGATCACCGAGTGCTGGAGGGCCTCGGCCACCGGCGGCGGCGAGGAGTCGAAGGCGGTACGGACGGCGTGCGCCGGGCCCGTGCGCGGGGCGGCGGAGAGGCCGGTGAGGAGCGCCCGTACGAGACGCAGGGCGGCCCGCAGCGAGCGGACGAAGGCGCACTCGGCGAGCTCCGTCGCGCCCTGCTCGGAGAGTTCGACGAGCCGGACGAGGGCGCGGTCGCCGCGCCGCAGCAGCCAGCCCGTCGCGAGGGCGGCGAGCAGATGCCCGAGGAGCATGGGCAGTCCGGGCAGCAGTTCACCGGCCGGGACGGCGGTGGCCGTGTGTCCCATGTGGGCGTGGGCGCCGGCGGCGGCCGGGTCGAGTCCCGCGTCGCGGATGATGCGGGTGGCGTCGGTCGCGTCGAGGGACGAGGTGCCCGCTCCGCAGACCAGCCGGGCGGCCATCCGGACGAGGGCGTCGTCGGCCTGGGGGCTCAGCGTGAGCTGGCGCTGTCCGAGGCCGAAGAGGACGTGCAGGGCGAGCTGGCCGCCGGTGAGGGCGCCGACCACGAAGCCGAGGGAGCGGTCGCGTCCGGCGAGGAGCACCGTGACCCCGAAGACCCCGAGGAATCCGGCGAGGAGCGTCCACAGGGCGATCCCCGCGCAGGCGGCCAGGGCGTGCCCGAGCGCGGACAGCACGACGCAGACCGCGGTGAACACCGCGGCCCTCAGCAGCCGTGGAGCGAGCGCGGGGGCAGTCATGGCGCGCCCATCATCGCACCACGGGCGGCACCGGCAGGAGGCAGGTCCGTAAGGTCGTTCTTGGGCCTCTTGGGGGTCTTCGCGGCGACATACACCGGCGTACCGGCGTGGTGCATCCGCCGAACGAGCGCTCTTGACGCCCTTCGGCGCTTACGAGGGGTTCCGTCCGGCAATAGGTATCGGTATGTCGAGCCGCTGCCGGGAGGCTGGAGCATGAGCATCTGGTGGTCACTCCATCTGCGGCGGGAGGCGGCGAGCGTGCCGCTGGCCCGGAGGCTGCTGCTGGGCACGATGGAGACGGCGGGTGTCGATCCCGATGTGTCCTACGAGCTGTCGGTGGCGCTGACCGAGGCGTGTGCCAACGCGGTCGAGCACGGCGGCGGCGTGGGCGGCTCCCGCGCGCCCGGCGGGGCGTATCGGGTGACGGCGTACCTGGACGGCGAGACCTGCCGTATCGAGGTGGCCGACTCGGGTCCGGGCTTCCCCGGCCGCGATGTGCCGGCGGCCCCGTCGGACGACGCCGAGCACGGCAGGGGGCTGCGCCTGATCGAGGAGCTGGCCGATCACGTCCAGTTCGGCAACCGCTCGGGCCGCGGCGGCGCGGTGGTCAGCTTCGACAAGATCCTGAAATGGCGGGACAGCCCTTCCCTGCTGCTGGCGTGATCCCCGAACGCCGCCCGCCGGTGTGACTCCGAACGCCGCCCGCCGGTGTGACTCCGAAGGCCGCCCGCCGGTGTGATCCGCGAAGGTGCCGTACGGGACACCGGGCACGGGGAAGGGCCCCCGCCGGTCGGTCGGCGGGGGCCCTTCGGTTCCAACGTACGCGGGGATCAGCCCTTCAGCGCGGCCATCCACGCCTCGACCTCGTCGGAACGGCGCGGCAGCCCGTCCGAGAGGTTCCGGTTGCCGTCCTCGGTGACGAGGATGTCGTCCTCGATCCGGACGCCGATGCCGCGGTACTCCTCCGGCACGGTCAGGTCGTCGGCCTGGAAGTAAAGACCCGGCTCGACGGTCAGGCACATGCCCGGCTCCAGCGTGGTGTCCACGTACATCTCGGTGCGCGCGGCGGCGCAGTCGTGGACGTCCATGCCGAGCATGTGGCCGGTGCCGTGCAGGGTCCAGCGGCGCTGGAGACCGAGCTCGAGGACGCGCTCGACCGGGCCCTCGACGAGGCCCCACTCGACGAGCTTCTCGGTCAGGACGCGCTGGGCGGCGTCGTGGAAGTCGCGGTAGGCGGCGCCGGGCTTCACCGCGGCGATGCCGGCCTCCTGCGCCTCGTACACGGCGTCGTAGATCTTGCGCTGGAGCTCGGTGTACCGGCCGTTGATCGGCAGGGTGCGGGTGATGTCCGCGGTGTACAGCTCGGTGGTCTCCACGCCGGCGTCGAGCAGCAGCAGGTCGCCGGAGCGCACGTCGCCGTCGTTGCGGACCCAGTGCAGGGTGGTGGCGTGCGGGCCGGCGGCGCAGATGGAGCCGTAGCCGATGTCGTTGCCCTCGACGCGGGCGCGCAGGAAGAAGGTTCCCTCGATGTAGCGCTCGCTGGTGGCCTCGGCCTTGTCGAGGACCTTGACGACGTCCTCGAAGCCGCGGGCGGTGGAGGCGCAGGCCTTCTCCAGCTCGGCGATCTCGAAGGAGTCCTTGACGAGGCGGGCCTCGGAGAGGTGGACGCGGAGTTCCTCGTCGCGCTCGGCGGTGACCTTGTCGGTCAGCGCGGCCTCGATGCCGGCGTCGTGGCCGCGGACGTTGCGGACGGGGCCGGTGGCCTCGCGCAGCGCCTCGGCCAGCTCGCGGACGTCCTTGGCGGGGACGCCGAGGAGCTGCTCGGCCTCGGTCAGGGAGTGGCGGCGGCCGACCCACAGCTCGCCCTGGCCGTCGAGCCAGAACTCGCCGTTCTCGCGGTCGGAGCGCGGCAGCAGGTAGATCGTCGCCTTGTGCCCGTCCTTCACCGGCTCCAGGACGAGGACGCCGTCCTGGGTCTGGTCGCCGGTGAGGTACGCGTACTCGGTGGACGCGCGGAAGGCGTACTCGGTGTCGTTCGACCGGGTCCTCAGGTTGCCCGCCGGGATCACCAGGCGCTCGCCCGGGAAGCGGGCGGAGAGCGCGGCGCGGCGCGCGGCGGTCTTGTCGGCCTGGGCGATCGGCGCCAGGCCGTGCAGCTCGGTGTCGGCCCAGCCGGACTTCATGTTCTCGGCCAGCTCGTCGGAGACGCCCGGGTACAGGCCGTTCTTCCGCTGCTTGATCGCCTGTTCCTCAGTCTCTTCCGGGGTCTCCGGCGTGAGCTCCTCGGCCACGGGTCTGCCTCCTCTTGGTACGACACTGAACCCCCACCATCGTACGGTCGTACGGAAGGGGGCCCAGGGCCGGAAGACCCATTACCGGAATGTCACTCTCCGGTTATCGCCGCCTACGGTTTCGCGCCGGGCCGCTCACTCGAAGCGGGCGGCGAGCAGGACCACGTCCTCGTCGTCCCCACCCCGGTCCAGGCCCTCGGGCAGCAGGGTCCGCAGGATGTGGTCGGCGATCGCGCCCGGGTCGCCCCGGTCCGCCTGCGGCACGCTCACCGCCGCCGCGTGGAGCCGTGCGAAGGCGCGGTCCATGGCGTCTCCGGTACGGCGCAGCAGCCCGTCCGTGTAGAGAAGCACCGTTTCTCCAGGTGCCGGGGACAGCTCCACGCTGGGTGCCTCCCAGCAGGAGAGCATCCCGAGCGGGGCCGAGAGCGAGGTCTCGACGAACTCGGTGCGCCGCTCGCCGATGACCAGCGGCGGCGCGTGCCCGGCACCGGACAGGACGATCCGGCGCCGCGAGGGTTCGGCGTACGCGAAGAGCGCGGTCGCCGAGCGGGCGGGTTCGGTGAGCCGGAGCAGGAGTTCCAGGTCGGAGAGGACGGCGACGGGGTCCTCGCCCTCCATCACCGCGTACGCCCGGAGGGAGGTGCGCAGCCTTCCCATGGCGGCGAGCGCGCTGGGGCCGGTCCCGGTGACGGAGCCGACGGAGAGCCCGAGGGCGCCCTCGGGCAGCGGCAGCGCGTCGTACCAGTCGCCGCCGCCCCGGGGTCCGGTGAGGTGGCGGGCGGCGAGCTGGACGCCGGGGACGCGGGGGAGCCGGCTGGGGAGCAGCTCCTCGGCGACGGTGGAGACCTGGGCGCTGGCGCGCTCGACCTGGAGGAGACGGGCGAGGTGCTCGGTGGCGAAACGGCCGTAGAGCCCGATGAGGTGGCGCTGCCGGTCGGTGGGTTCGGCGGGCTCGTCGTAGAGCCAGACGGCCGCGCCGAGCCGGCCGGCCTCCTCGGTGGCGAGGGGCAGGGCGTAGCTGGCGGCGTAGCCGAGGCGGGCGGCGACCTCGCGGTGACGCGGGTCGAGGCCTTCCTCGGTGCGGACGTCGGGGATGGCGATCGGGTCCGGCACCCGCTCGGGGCGGGCCGGATCGCGGAGGCCGTCCAGGAGGCGGCCGTAACTGCTGGTGCCGCGCGGGACGGTCTCGATGATTCCGAGGTCGGAGTGGGCGAGGCCGAGTCCGATGGTGGCAGCGGGGCCGAGCCCGTCGGCCGGTTCGAGCACCGCCATGCCGCGGCGGGCCCCGACCAGGGCGGCGCCCGCGCCGAGCACCTCGCGGAGGGCCCCGTCGAGGGAGGCCGTCCTGATGAGGCGCTCGGTGAGTTCGTGGAGGGTGGTGAGGTCGGAGACCCAGGCCGCCAGGCGGTCCTGGATCAGCGCCCCGGGCGGGGGGACCGGGTCGGAGGGTGCCGCCGCCGCGGGGACCCCGGGGAGGGGCGCCGTAGTGTGCGGGGGCCCGGGAACCATGGAATCGATTCCGGCCACTTTCGGCATGTGTGGGGCGCTCATGTCAGTCGGCTTTCCGACCGGTGCGTTTGACGCCATAGCATCGCAAACCCCCATGTCATCCTGAGCCGCTCGGTGCATCCACATGTACACGCACAAGAGGAACGATGTCCAGCATTGTCCCCACGGGACTTGTGGTGTCCGTGAGGTTGTACGAGAGGGTTGAAGTCGGCGGGAAGTTGGCCGAAAATTGTCCCCGGTGTGCACCTTTTGCGGTCGACTGGCGTCGTTTGAAAGCGCGTCATTCCGAGCGTGCTGGGTACGTAATCGGTGACAGGCAGGGGCAGTTGGAGCTGTCCTGGAACGCGACGCGGAACCCCGGCGTCTTTCATGCCGCAGGCCGCAGCCCGTCACCGAGTGGCGGGGAACGTGTTCTGACCCGCCTCTGGTGCTGACCCGGCTCCAC contains:
- a CDS encoding YcnI family copper-binding membrane protein, coding for MTVSRLSATRVALAGGIALSSVVLLSGTAFAHVSVQPQGEAAKGGYATVNIKVPNERDDASTVKLEVNFPLDHPLASVMPQPIPGWKAVVTKSKLSKPLELHGKTINEAVSKVTWTADGSKIGPGQFQQFPLSLGQLPEDADQLVLKAIQTYDNKEVVRWIEEQKEGAEEPQNPAPVLKLSAASEDHHGGAAPSASADGKAGHDEKAAEKETAAADSSDTTARILGVIGILVGVAGVAFGILAGRRRSA
- a CDS encoding ATP-binding protein translates to MSIWWSLHLRREAASVPLARRLLLGTMETAGVDPDVSYELSVALTEACANAVEHGGGVGGSRAPGGAYRVTAYLDGETCRIEVADSGPGFPGRDVPAAPSDDAEHGRGLRLIEELADHVQFGNRSGRGGAVVSFDKILKWRDSPSLLLA
- a CDS encoding SCO family protein; the encoded protein is MSAEKTPTPKPGDDGAARPGRRTPLIVASVAIVAALGITAAVGLGDDDKPTGGGAGSVAVVSGGNESTKAATVLDRPFTKPALVLTDTKGQKYDLRERTKGKPTLVYFGYTHCPDVCPLTMSNIAIAKKQLPKADQDKLQVVFVTTDPERDTSAELAKWLPAAGDSSFTGLTGDFSAIQAGARQIGIGIDPAKKDKDGKVVSMHGAQVIAFSPTTDQGYVLYGEDASVDDYTKDLPKLIKGENP
- a CDS encoding PP2C family protein-serine/threonine phosphatase, which produces MASNAPVGKPTDMSAPHMPKVAGIDSMVPGPPHTTAPLPGVPAAAAPSDPVPPPGALIQDRLAAWVSDLTTLHELTERLIRTASLDGALREVLGAGAALVGARRGMAVLEPADGLGPAATIGLGLAHSDLGIIETVPRGTSSYGRLLDGLRDPARPERVPDPIAIPDVRTEEGLDPRHREVAARLGYAASYALPLATEEAGRLGAAVWLYDEPAEPTDRQRHLIGLYGRFATEHLARLLQVERASAQVSTVAEELLPSRLPRVPGVQLAARHLTGPRGGGDWYDALPLPEGALGLSVGSVTGTGPSALAAMGRLRTSLRAYAVMEGEDPVAVLSDLELLLRLTEPARSATALFAYAEPSRRRIVLSGAGHAPPLVIGERRTEFVETSLSAPLGMLSCWEAPSVELSPAPGETVLLYTDGLLRRTGDAMDRAFARLHAAAVSVPQADRGDPGAIADHILRTLLPEGLDRGGDDEDVVLLAARFE
- a CDS encoding aminopeptidase P family protein, whose protein sequence is MAEELTPETPEETEEQAIKQRKNGLYPGVSDELAENMKSGWADTELHGLAPIAQADKTAARRAALSARFPGERLVIPAGNLRTRSNDTEYAFRASTEYAYLTGDQTQDGVLVLEPVKDGHKATIYLLPRSDRENGEFWLDGQGELWVGRRHSLTEAEQLLGVPAKDVRELAEALREATGPVRNVRGHDAGIEAALTDKVTAERDEELRVHLSEARLVKDSFEIAELEKACASTARGFEDVVKVLDKAEATSERYIEGTFFLRARVEGNDIGYGSICAAGPHATTLHWVRNDGDVRSGDLLLLDAGVETTELYTADITRTLPINGRYTELQRKIYDAVYEAQEAGIAAVKPGAAYRDFHDAAQRVLTEKLVEWGLVEGPVERVLELGLQRRWTLHGTGHMLGMDVHDCAAARTEMYVDTTLEPGMCLTVEPGLYFQADDLTVPEEYRGIGVRIEDDILVTEDGNRNLSDGLPRRSDEVEAWMAALKG
- a CDS encoding copper chaperone PCu(A)C, whose amino-acid sequence is MNRRTTALSASVALAAALAITGCSSSSDGDKPQLKVSGAFMPQPVMDMAGGFLTITNDSATADKLTSVTSTISDDVTIHETKNQKMQEVKSFDIPANGELKLARGGNHIMFMELKQKPKQGEKVSIELHFEKSDPIKVELPVEAANHNPR
- the efeB gene encoding iron uptake transporter deferrochelatase/peroxidase subunit, whose amino-acid sequence is MSENDNLEISRRRLLGSVGAVGAAGLVIGAAGGVGVSAAVSGDDDASGTGAGGAPALASVGSTEVMFHGKHQAGITTPLQSRGHLVAFDLAPGAGRKEAVALLRRWSATAKTLMSGKAPAGDTGVALDAGPSSLTVTFGFGRTFFDRTGLITRRPMALDPLPAFSSDALDARRSEGDLWVQIGADDALVAFHALRAIQKDAGDAARVRWQMNGFNRSAGATAKPMTARNLMGQVDGTRNPKPTEPDFDRRIFVPAGTTGAAEWMAGGSYAVVRRIRMLLDDWEQLPSGQQEQVIGRRKSDGAPLTGGTETTALDLNKFGPDGKLVIPDNAHARISAPEQNGGAAMLRRPFSFHDGIAPDGTPDAGLLFVCWQADPLRGFVPVQRKLDRGDALSAFIRHEASGLFAVPGGPAEGEYVGQRLLES
- a CDS encoding copper resistance CopC/CopD family protein, which encodes MTTTAPRLGTALARLLILAAALLGTLLAGAAPASAHAALTGSDPKDGAVVATAPKEVNLTFSEQVAMSPDSIRVLDPAGRRADTGEVINLCSDSVVRYGVALRAGLPDGTYTVAWQTVSADSHPISGAFTFSIGAPSTTSVALPDRTAGGGLVGALYGIARYLSYAGFAVLVGGGAFVLVCWPRGASVPPVQQTVVRGWLTLTGATLVMLLLRSPYTGSGELSDAFDLAGLKAVLETKTGAALTSRLLLLGAAALFVAVLFGAYARRTDPKEKKDLAFGLGLGGTVVAAGIAGTWALAEHASTGIQPGIAMPVDILHLLAVAAWLGGLTVLLVALYRAPSVPRGAVERFSRVAFGSVAVLAATGIYQSWRQVGSWSALTGTRYGQLLLVKIGLLAVLIGIAWISRRWTQRLAAPATPEEEAREEDAEEAQEEAKEQAEAADPERAAQLARQRAAVATARRKRERDADPERAGLRRSVLTEAAVAVVLLAVTTVLTSTEPGRTEEEAGRGTSASGPAAVPDRPVDIRLPFDTGGVDGKGVVRLSLDPGRTGANALHLFVERPNGKPLDVPEIKVALTLEAKDVGPLPIAPDRIQTGHWSASGVQIPMPGEWRIQVTVRTSEIDQTTIEKNVKIG